From a region of the Rhipicephalus microplus isolate Deutch F79 chromosome X, USDA_Rmic, whole genome shotgun sequence genome:
- the LOC142777166 gene encoding uncharacterized protein LOC142777166 translates to MDKLSQGAHEEKGNAGSTVCMKANRFRPRCTAYSGQACQINNTLPLCNELLIDSGLKLRPQRGGWLNLASIPRSRMTRAEPDSYRSTPFLRWLLKTHACISSLQISDDSLRSHSRMVLQELPDDCRLKNLKLDLFPDGHTDAYLQTHLPRLRNLEALSCSTRRDCRDAMAAVSALLRTTERLKCLVLRGSFGFTQPPKMLIDALASNSTLKWFDLATYWETTMPPGPLGEYVRSNGLLTSLTVYGLDADQETLLLEEALIRNHTLSTLEVLNVCGGQRTASFITGLLAKCSNLRKLYVGWARNTYTRVSEATVTWCAEALAQNQTLEDLTLPYDVWHSINWITFFSLLPRNRCLKNLTVTTFPYVEDCSTFPPVLEALASAQPLAHVSFGHYMHGMGVNLLRYSAFSSIGLCGEENVQVDALQRLPALDHFTSLTVDVSEAGERLFSALAKYVRETTVLQELKLILTSCLAPDNTASYTCWTLLFESMSANTSISDLDILTNGKFQYNGHLTRTIGHSEYISRVRFLENTGLGDATFFVWLLSESISHNYGLLKVDLNGANVDSEVKRCFFTIRKTTQRNRDILERAAAFIKIAPLDRHTATAFEKVARNPALTRELAKKENITTAEVAKMLRSHLRSVEGLHDFMRLTGVVKKSVKCAPPVDDSGMQLQDLNEDSWRLVRRYLSFDDVKNFSIAIEDPSTSS, encoded by the exons ATGGACAAGCTTTCCCAAGGGGCCCACGAGGAAAAGGGCAACGCCGGGTCCACCGTTTGCATGAAAGCGAATCGCTTTCGCCCGCGATGCACCGCCTATAGTGGTCAGGCGTGCCAAATCAACAACACTCTGCCGCTCTGCAACGAACTACTCATCGACAGCGGCTTGAAACTTCGCCCACAACGAGGAGGCTGGCTGAACTTGGCGAGCATTCCTCGCTCTCGGATGACTCGTGCCGAACCAGATTCGTACAGGTCAACTCCTTTCCTTCGCTGGCTACTCAAAACACACGCCTGCATCAGCAGCCTCCAGATTTCGGACGATTCGCTCAGGTCGCACAGCCGGATGGTTCTTCAAGAGCTGCCCGACGACTGCCGGCTAAAGAACCTGAAGCTGGACCTTTTTCCCGACGGCCACACGGACGCCTATCTTCAAACACACCTTCCCAGGCTTCGCAACCTTGAGGCGCTCAGTTGCTCGACGAGGCGCGACTGCAGAGACGCTATGGCAGCTGTGTCGGCGCTTCTGAGAACTACCGAACGCCTCAAGTGTCTGGTGCTGCGCGGCAGTTTCGGATTCACCCAGCCACCAAAGATGCTTATCGATGCACTGGCCTCCAACTCGACGTTGAAGTGGTTTGACCTGGCGACATACTGGGAGACCACTATGCCGCCAGGACCACTAGGGGAATACGTCAGGAGCAACGGTCTTCTCACGAGTCTGACAGTTTACGGCCTCGACGCGGATCAAGAAACGCTCCTCCTGGAGGAGGCCCTCATTCGCAATCATACCCTCTCTACGCTCGAAGTGCTGAATGTTTGCGGAGGCCAAAGAACCGCGAGTTTCATCACGGGGTTACTCGCAAAATGTTCCAACCTGAGGAAATTATACGTTGGCTGGGCACGGAACACGTATACCAGGGTATCAGAGGCCACAGTGACGTGGTGCGCAGAGGCATTGGCGCAAAACCAAACCTTAGAAGACCTCACGCTCCCATACGACGTGTGGCATTCCATCAACTGGATTACTTTCTTCTCATTGCTACCGAGAAACAGATGTCTGAAGAATCTGACTGTCACAACATTTCCGTACGTTGAAGACTGTTCAACGTTTCCGCCTGTCCTGGAAGCACTGGCGTCGGCGCAGCCGTTGGCACACGTTTCATTCGGACATTACATGCATGGAATGGGAGTAAACCTGCTGCGCTACAGCGCATTTTCAAGCATAGGTCTTTGCGGCGAGGAGAACGTACAAGTTGACGCGTTGCAACGTTTGCCTGCGTTGGATCACTTCACGTCTCTGACTGTAGACGTATCCGAGGCTGGCGAACGCTTGTTCTCTGCTCTGGCGAAGTACGTACGAGAAACCACCGTCCTCCAGGAACTGAAACTGATCTTGACCAGTTGCCTGGCCCCGGACAATACAGCTTCTTATACGTGCTGGACTCTTCTGTTCGAATCGATGTCAGCCAACACCAGCATCTCGGATCTGGACATCCTCACGAATGGCAAATTTCAGTACAATGGTCACCTCACCCGTACCATAGGACACAGCGAGTACATAAGTCGAGTGCGATTCCTAGAAAATACTGGACTCGGAGACGCCACCTTCTTCGTATGGCTCCTGTCGGAAAGCATTAGCCACAACTACGGTCTTCTCAAAGTCGACTTGAATGGTGCGAACGTTGACAGCGAAGTGAAGCGGTGCTTTTTCACCATCAGGAAAACGACGCAGAGGAACCGTGACATTCTGGAACGCGCGGCTGCCTTCATCAAAATTGCACCGCTCGACCG GCACACCGCAACCGCGTTCGAGAAGGTCGCACGAAATCCAGCGCTGACCAGGGAGCTCGCCAAGAAGGAGAACATCACcactgccgaagtcgccaagatGCTCCGAAGTCATCTAAGGAGCGTTGAGGGCTTGCACGACTTCATGAGGCTGACCGGAGTGGTCAAGAAAAGCGTGAAGTGCGCGCCACCTGTCGATGACAGCGGAATGCAACTTCAGGACCTGAACGAAGACAGCTGGCGCCTGGTGAGGCGATACCTCAGCTTCGATGACGTCAAGAACTTCAGCATCGCGATCGAGGATCCCTCCACGTCCAGCTGA